One genomic segment of Erythrolamprus reginae isolate rEryReg1 chromosome 2, rEryReg1.hap1, whole genome shotgun sequence includes these proteins:
- the LOC139159172 gene encoding vomeronasal type-2 receptor 26-like, translating to MTNTLNCIRRPIESQCSPWRIGAMNSPFDQQNIIRFIGIIEMMNKNLQDLHNLTLGYNIHDSFLNTFLTSEAFLEMLSTGEGNVPNYSCGKKDNLLALLDSARDDTSIQMSTLVGPYKVPQTLPKMGFHYPEIVQLLLHFRWTLIGLFTSDTDEGENFMRTFTPMLVRNGICVVLSQQLSMTELTELFGDAISKWRQVNVYVFFMEYFSLGELLLPFHLKFMSLPGPIEGKVWISAVLTFLNIGRGIIFKYVHSFSMFNMMKKRRPNDDIIKPSFFINRQFKDQSFHCSFSKHIVSIKGRRRCTQKTPLQTKGKRNRIQISITIKNYNIVKTLAHILNAAYSSRSRKRQKEDKGTLRPPRLQPWQFHPFLNKKEIWNASLDKLYVDQNGDVRGDLEILSWVLRSDKTPLKLQLGTFERQRLIFNQDALSRIKLLNKSLPQSQCVENCRPGFVKRAQEEKPVCCYDCVPCPDGTFSIQEDTEKCTKCPDDQYPNEDRVQCIPKRITFLSFQEHLGIILVSFSLLLFLTTGIILIIFIKYLETPIVKANNRDLSFILLASLILCFLSSIFFIGQPRKSTCLLRQTVFSIVFSVAVSSVLAKTITVVLAFLATKPGNSVRRWLGKSLANSIILSCSGVQIFICATWLGVSPPFPESDLHSQPDVIILQCNEGSVTMFYVVLGYMGFLAAICFTVAFLARNLPGAFNEAKLITFSMLVFCSVWVSFLPTYLSTKGKYMVAVQIFSILASGAGLLGCIFFPKCYIIILRPELNTKEHLMIKIGK from the exons atgaccaacaccttgaattgcatccggagaccaatcgagagccagtgcagtccatggaGGATTGGTGCAat gaattcacCTTTTGATCAGCAAAATATAATACGCTTCATTGGCATCATTGAAATGATGAACAAGAATCTCCAGGActtgcacaacctcacacttggctacaacatccatgacagCTTTTTGAACACATTTCTCACTTCAGAAGCCTTTCTGGAGATGTTGTCTACTGGAGAAGGCAATGTTCCCAACTATAGCTGTGGAAAGAAGGACAATCTTTTGGCTCTTCTTGATAGTGCTCGTGATGACacttccatccagatgtcaacattagtgggcccctacaaagtcccacag ACGCTCCCCAAAATGGGGTTCCACTACCCAGAAATTGTCCAGCTGCTCCtgcatttcagatggaccctgattggtCTCTTTACTTCAGATACAGATGAGGGAGAGAATTTTATGAGGACTTTTACTCctatgcttgtcaggaatggaatttgtgttgttCTATCACAACAATTATCAATGACTGAACTTACAGAACTCTTCGGGGATGCCATCTCAAAATGGAGGCAAGTCAATGTCTATGTTTTCTTCATGGAATATTTTTCCCTTGGTGAGCTACTTCTTCCATTCCACTTAAAATTTATGAGTTTGCCAGGACCCATTGAAGGAAAAGTGTGGATCTCAGCAGTTTTGACATTTCTGAATATTGGAAGGGGTATAATTTTCAAATATGTCCATAGTTTTTCTATGTTTAATATGATGAAGAAAAGGAGGCCAAATGATGATATCATCAAACCCTCTTTCTTTATAAACCGCCAGTTTAAAGATCAGTCTTTTCACTGCTCTTTTTCAAAGCACATCGTTTCTATCAAAGGTCGGAGAAGATGTACCCAGAAAACACCACTGCAGACTAAAGGGAAAAGGAACCGGATCCAAATCTCAAttacaataaaaaattataatattgtTAAGACTCTGGCCCACATCTTGAATGCTGCGTACTCCTCCAGATCcaggaagagacagaaagaggacaAAGGAACTTTGAGACCTCCAAGGCttcagccatggcag TTCCATCCCTTTCTGAACAAGAAGGAGATTTGGAATGCTTCCTTGGATAAACTGTAcgtggaccaaaatggagatgtGAGAGGAGATCTAGAGATTCTGAGCTGGGTCCTTCGATCTGACAAGACTCCCCTCAAACTGCAATTGGGGACATTTGAAAGACAGAGGCTGATTTTCAACCAAGATGCTCTGTCTCGTataaagttgctcaataag TCTCTGCCTCAGTCCCAATGTGTGGAAAATTGTCGTCCAGGATTTGTCAAGCGGGCTCAGGAAGAAAAACCTGTATGCTGTTATGATTGTGTTCCTTGTCCAGATGGGACCTTCTCCATTCAAGAAG atactgaaaaatgtaCCAAGTGCCCAGATGATCAATATCCAAATGAggacagagtccaatgtatccccaaaagaATAACCTTCCTGTCCTTTCAGGAAcatctgggcatcatcctggtctctttttCATTACTCTTGTTCTTAACCACAGGCATCATTTTAATTATATTCATTAAATAtctagaaactcccattgtcaaagccaacaaccgggacctctccttcatcctcctggcctccctcATACTCTGCTTTTTGTCCTCTATTTTCTTCATTGGACAACCAAGGAAATCCACCTGTCTTCTTCGACAAACAGTGTTCAGCATTGTCTTCTCAGTAGCCGTGTCTTCTGTGTTGGCTAAAACAATCACAGTTGTGCTGGCCTTCCTGGCAACAAAACCGGGGAACAGTGTGagaagatggttggggaagagcttggcaaactccatcatcctttcttgttcTGGTGTCCAAATTTTCATCTGTGCCAcatggctgggagtttctcccccatttcctgaatCTGACCTGCACTCCCAACCAGACGTAATCATCCTTCAATGCAATGAAGGCTCAGTCACCATGTTTTATGTTGTCCTTGGATACATGGGTTTCCTAGCTGCCATTTGCTTCACTGTAGCTTTCCTAGCCAGAaacctgcctggggccttcaatgaagccaagctgatcaccttcagcatgctggtcttctgcagtgtctgggtgtccTTTCTGCCCACCTACTTGAgtaccaaagggaaatacatggtggctgttcagatcttctccatcttggcctctggTGCCGGACTGCTGGGCTGCATTTTCtttcccaagtgctacattatcatccTGAGACCAGAGCTAAACACTAAGGAACATTTAATGATAAAAATAGGAAAATGA